A genomic region of Vibrio ziniensis contains the following coding sequences:
- a CDS encoding DUF3859 domain-containing protein: protein MAKRTPVIQITSYGIYTNWDAKSKDLPKIKEFTQEVIAEEGVEFGFTVNIKKAKGKLLEFCIYHPGIINKKGKVLEPFDGEVYVRSDDWNFYLGDTVQLLCPINGLESNLGEWRMVMEMEGKTIAEKKFKVVARDEGQFWKHRGF from the coding sequence GTGGCAAAGCGTACTCCGGTTATCCAAATCACTTCTTACGGCATTTACACCAATTGGGACGCAAAATCCAAAGACCTACCTAAGATCAAAGAGTTTACTCAGGAGGTCATCGCCGAAGAAGGCGTGGAATTTGGCTTCACAGTCAATATTAAAAAAGCCAAAGGCAAGCTGCTTGAGTTTTGTATCTATCATCCCGGCATCATTAATAAAAAGGGCAAAGTGCTTGAGCCTTTTGATGGTGAAGTATACGTGCGCAGTGACGACTGGAACTTTTATTTAGGCGACACCGTTCAGTTGCTATGCCCGATTAACGGATTGGAAAGTAACTTAGGCGAATGGCGTATGGTGATGGAAATGGAAGGTAAAACTATAGCTGAGAAGAAGTTTAAAGTAGTGGCGCGCGATGAAGGTCAATTCTGGAAACATAGAGGCTTCTGA